A window of Alphaproteobacteria bacterium genomic DNA:
GCCATGTTCATGGCCGACCGCATCAAGGTCATGGGCAGTGGTGGCCGCGTGCTGCAGGCCGGGCGCCCGGCCGACATCTACTACAAGCCCGTCGACGAATACGTGGCCCGACTGTTCGGCCACATGAACCATATCGAAGGCGTAGTCTTGAACGGCGGCATCGAAAGCTCGTTCGGGGCGATCAGCAGCGACAGTTTCGAGGATGGCAAGGCTGTCAGGGTGCTGATCCGCCCCGAAGGCCTGGTGCTGAGCAACGGCGACGGGGGCACGGAAGGCACACCGGTGGAGATCGTCTCCAGCCACCTTTTGGGCAACTCCAGTCTGGTGCGCTGCCGGTTCAGCGAGGGTGAGAACCGTGGCACCGAGTTTCAGGCGCGCGTGTCCGGCACTTTCGACGCCGCCGAAAAGGGGCAGATTCGCGCCCGCATCGACCGGCGCCACGTCTTTCTTTTCGGCCAGGCATGAGCCCGGCAAGTTCCCGGAACCAATTGAAATGGCTGAATCAATGGTCGAACTGACACCATCGTATGAACTCGAAAACCAGCTCCTGGACGATGATCATCGCCGCCTGGTCGATCCCATCAACGCTGTCGTCCAGGCGCTGGACGAGGGCCGCCCCGAGGACTGCGTGAAGCTGGTCCCCGAATTCGTCGAGGTTGCCAAAAAGCATTTCAAACGCGAGGAAGCCTTGCTCGAGCACTATGGCTATCCCGAAATTCAAAAACACCGCGACCACCATATGGGCCTCGACGACAAGATGGACACCATGCTCATGCTGGCGGGAAACAGTGCCGAGAACGAAACGGCACGACAAAGCCTGCGCAAGGAACTGATCTATTTCCTGATGGACGACGTGATTAACGCCGATCTCGACTTCAAGGGCTTTCTGGCCGCCGCGGCGGCGCACGAATAACCGGCCAAGCCACTGCGGCAACTGTT
This region includes:
- a CDS encoding hemerythrin family protein, translating into MAESMVELTPSYELENQLLDDDHRRLVDPINAVVQALDEGRPEDCVKLVPEFVEVAKKHFKREEALLEHYGYPEIQKHRDHHMGLDDKMDTMLMLAGNSAENETARQSLRKELIYFLMDDVINADLDFKGFLAAAAAHE